A window of Amphiprion ocellaris isolate individual 3 ecotype Okinawa chromosome 12, ASM2253959v1, whole genome shotgun sequence contains these coding sequences:
- the si:ch211-22i13.2 gene encoding pinin, with product MSTKAECRVSSSTSRTDERRRSRSRGREKRKRKRSRSRSSSSSSSSSSSSSSSSSSSSSSSSSPSSSRSQSSSSSSDSRSKSRKQSKKRKKEKNKKKGKKEKRHKRKKDKKAKGGEENSGPVQISKYLKDRKKGKYSMISGKKIKMKVKKSKKDKQRDKNRAELLEFLNSTL from the exons ATG tCAACGAAAGCAGAGTGCAGAGTGTCAAGCTCCACTTCCAGAACAGACGAAAGGAGGAGATCAAGGAGCAGAG gaCGAGAGAAAAGGAAACGGAAACGCAGTCGCAGTAgatcgtcttcctcctcctcgtcttccagttcatcatcctcatcttcatcatcctcatcgTCCTCTTCGAGTTCGTCACCGTCATCCAGCCGTAGTCAGAGCAGCTCCAGCAGTAGTG acTCTCGGAGTAAGTCCAGAAAGCAGtctaaaaaaaggaaaaaggagaagaacaaAAAG AAAGGGAAGAAAGAGAAGCGGCATAAACgtaaaaaagacaagaaagcaaaaggaggagaggaaaactCGGGACCTGTACAGATCTCCAAG tacTTGAAGGACCGTAAAAAAGGAAAGTACAGTATGATTTCAGGgaagaagataaagatgaaagtAAAGAAGTCAAAGAAAGACAAGCAG CGGGATAAAAATCGAGCAGAGCTTCTCGAGTTCTTGAACTCTACCCTGTGA